The following proteins are encoded in a genomic region of Bacillus sp. FJAT-22090:
- a CDS encoding YbaK/EbsC family protein yields the protein MTIELVREYFSKLGIADKIQEYEASSATVELAAQALDVEPARIAKTLSFKKEDDSILVVAAGDTKIDNAKFKSTFGVKAKMLSPDEVLENVGHAVGGVCPFGIPDNVLVYVDESLKRFETVYPACGSSNSAIELTCEELYTYSKAQEWVDVCKGWE from the coding sequence ATGACAATTGAATTAGTAAGAGAATATTTTTCTAAACTAGGAATAGCTGATAAGATACAGGAGTATGAAGCGTCGAGTGCAACTGTAGAACTTGCTGCCCAAGCTCTTGATGTAGAGCCTGCGCGTATTGCGAAAACACTTTCCTTCAAGAAAGAGGATGATAGTATCCTTGTAGTAGCAGCAGGAGATACAAAAATCGATAATGCAAAGTTTAAAAGTACATTTGGTGTTAAGGCTAAAATGTTGTCCCCGGATGAAGTATTGGAGAATGTGGGACATGCTGTTGGTGGAGTTTGTCCTTTTGGCATTCCAGATAATGTTCTTGTTTATGTAGATGAATCTTTGAAACGGTTTGAAACTGTTTACCCTGCTTGTGGTAGTAGCAATAGTGCAATAGAACTTACTTGTGAAGAATTATATACATATTCAAAAGCGCAAGAATGGGTCGATGTTTGCAAAGGATGGGAGTAA
- the yeiL gene encoding transcriptional regulator YeiL yields MKFLDEPMRSYYIEKYPIQSLFSFPIISYIQVCQFERGEFILKEDSNPEYIYYLVEGKAKLYVTHSNGKVSLINFLEAPIFIGEVELLNSERYSKGIQTATQTTCFAIPIHLCKDNLLKDATFLRYLCIFISQKMTTISTKYTQSQAFPLENRLAEFILLSADHDFYKEKHTEVCEYLGVSYRHLLHVLAQFCKSNIIEKKSRGYIIRDRDRLQELAKEVKIN; encoded by the coding sequence ATGAAATTTTTAGATGAGCCTATGCGTAGCTATTACATTGAAAAATATCCAATACAGTCCTTATTTTCTTTTCCAATTATCTCTTATATTCAAGTTTGTCAGTTTGAACGTGGTGAATTTATTTTAAAGGAAGATTCCAATCCGGAGTACATATACTATCTCGTAGAAGGAAAGGCAAAGCTCTATGTGACACATTCAAATGGAAAAGTGTCCCTTATCAATTTTTTAGAGGCTCCTATTTTTATAGGAGAAGTGGAATTATTAAATTCTGAGAGGTATTCAAAAGGAATACAAACCGCTACTCAAACAACCTGTTTTGCTATCCCTATTCATTTATGTAAAGACAACCTTTTAAAAGATGCCACTTTCCTTCGATATTTGTGCATCTTTATCAGTCAAAAGATGACTACAATTTCAACAAAATATACACAAAGTCAAGCATTCCCACTAGAAAATCGTCTTGCAGAATTTATCCTTTTATCTGCAGATCATGATTTTTATAAAGAGAAACACACAGAGGTATGCGAATACTTGGGTGTTTCTTACCGTCATTTACTACATGTTCTAGCTCAATTTTGTAAATCAAATATTATTGAAAAAAAATCACGTGGCTATATTATTCGAGATAGAGATCGATTACAAGAACTAGCAAAGGAAGTCAAAATAAATTAA
- a CDS encoding L,D-transpeptidase family protein, whose amino-acid sequence MIHTVKPGETLTQISRDYRTPLSTIIRANPSIDPNVLYIGQSIVIPGFPDPNTLPYKLEVSINNRWLRLLLDGVLQKQYPIAVGRMLFATPVGNFIIINKAPNPGGPFGTMWMSLSKEHYGIHGTNNPSSIGQAVSRGCIRMNNKDVEELARLVPIGTPVFIHP is encoded by the coding sequence CTGATTCATACAGTAAAGCCAGGAGAAACACTAACTCAAATATCTAGAGACTATCGTACACCGTTATCCACAATCATAAGAGCTAATCCTTCAATAGATCCAAATGTACTATATATTGGTCAATCCATTGTTATACCAGGTTTTCCAGACCCCAATACACTCCCCTATAAATTGGAAGTTTCCATTAACAATCGTTGGCTTCGTTTACTATTGGATGGTGTTTTACAAAAACAGTATCCTATCGCAGTTGGGAGAATGTTATTTGCTACTCCAGTAGGAAATTTTATCATTATAAACAAAGCACCTAATCCAGGAGGACCATTCGGTACTATGTGGATGAGTTTATCGAAAGAACACTATGGAATTCATGGAACTAATAATCCAAGTTCCATTGGTCAAGCAGTATCACGTGGTTGTATCCGCATGAACAATAAGGATGTGGAGGAATTAGCACGCCTAGTCCCAATAGGAACTCCGGTTTTTATACACCCATAA
- a CDS encoding iron chaperone produces the protein MEVNKVTFNSIDEYISTFPPEVQEKLITIWQVIKEAAPEATEKISYQMSTFAFHGNLVHFAAYKNHIGFYPAPSGIEAFKEDIAQYKGAKGSVQFPLEQPLPYELISKIVKFRVAENENKAKNKKKKEK, from the coding sequence ATGGAAGTAAACAAAGTCACTTTTAACTCAATAGATGAATATATTTCAACCTTTCCTCCTGAAGTTCAAGAAAAACTAATAACAATATGGCAAGTAATAAAAGAGGCTGCTCCTGAAGCGACAGAGAAAATAAGCTATCAAATGTCTACTTTTGCTTTCCATGGGAACCTAGTCCACTTTGCTGCTTATAAAAACCATATAGGATTTTATCCAGCTCCAAGCGGAATAGAAGCTTTTAAAGAGGATATTGCACAATATAAAGGGGCGAAAGGATCCGTCCAGTTTCCTTTAGAACAACCATTGCCTTATGAACTAATCAGCAAAATAGTTAAATTTAGAGTCGCTGAGAATGAAAATAAAGCCAAGAATAAGAAGAAAAAAGAAAAATAA
- a CDS encoding NUDIX hydrolase: protein MDSSFKTAEGRFNYRVAGLIVHDEKLLIMNDENQPYYYVPGGRVKLHEKSEDAIRREIKEELSLEVNIKRMLWVNENFFEEATLKEKFHEICFFYLLELQDEEFYVRGNEFTVNEEGKIHTYYWKPFEELIDLNLYPLFLKERITDLPLEIEHLVEIKL from the coding sequence ATGGATAGTTCATTTAAAACAGCTGAAGGCAGATTTAATTATCGCGTGGCAGGATTAATCGTTCATGATGAAAAATTACTAATCATGAACGATGAAAATCAACCCTATTATTATGTACCTGGCGGAAGGGTAAAATTGCATGAAAAAAGCGAAGATGCAATAAGAAGAGAAATAAAAGAAGAGCTTTCACTGGAAGTGAACATTAAGCGTATGTTATGGGTAAATGAAAACTTTTTCGAGGAAGCAACACTGAAAGAGAAGTTTCATGAAATTTGTTTTTTCTATTTGCTAGAATTACAAGACGAAGAATTCTATGTTAGAGGAAACGAATTTACAGTAAATGAAGAGGGAAAAATACATACGTATTATTGGAAGCCCTTTGAAGAATTAATAGATTTAAATCTTTATCCATTATTTTTAAAAGAGAGAATAACAGATTTACCTCTAGAAATTGAGCATTTAGTAGAAATCAAATTGTAA
- a CDS encoding phytoene desaturase family protein: MVQKWDVVIVGGGLAGYVAANYLAKTDMSILIVEKGKKVGGRARTDKVNQHYFNLGPHALYKRGKAAPILEELGIKLNGKSPILGGTLIENNMEYTAPFNPLGLLTTRLLNWREKVEWVAILKNINSLDTERLAEQTFQQWVMQVTLSKKVQSLIYTLGRLTTYCHAPEMVSAKIIVSHMKIGMGGVLYLDYGWQMVIDQLHNKAVISGIQVQSNSVVKQIIKLEEEHFKLVLSNDEEISSKYVLNTTGPLELNKMLGEQVSMVQRDFLTHMPPIKGATLDVALTKLPNPKKLFAMGITDPLYYSVHSNYARLSEDRKNTVLHVYKYHHPNDQIDGKEIKKELEQFLEKMQPEWKKYEITSRFMPNITVNQRLPQLGDEQKLACSNIEIPGLLLAGDWVSPYSILSEGAVSSGKQAAKELIQLLEQR; encoded by the coding sequence ATGGTTCAAAAATGGGACGTTGTAATTGTTGGTGGTGGATTAGCAGGGTATGTTGCAGCAAATTATTTAGCTAAAACAGATATGTCTATTTTAATCGTTGAAAAAGGTAAAAAGGTCGGCGGAAGGGCTAGGACAGATAAGGTTAACCAACATTATTTTAATCTGGGCCCACATGCCCTATATAAAAGAGGAAAAGCGGCTCCTATTCTCGAAGAATTAGGTATCAAACTGAATGGAAAATCACCTATATTAGGAGGTACTTTAATTGAAAATAATATGGAGTACACTGCTCCTTTTAATCCTTTGGGACTTTTAACGACACGATTATTGAACTGGAGAGAAAAAGTGGAATGGGTAGCTATATTAAAGAATATAAATAGCTTGGATACAGAAAGATTAGCAGAGCAAACATTTCAGCAATGGGTCATGCAAGTTACGTTATCTAAAAAAGTTCAGTCTTTAATATATACACTCGGCAGACTCACCACGTATTGCCATGCCCCTGAAATGGTTAGCGCAAAGATAATTGTATCTCATATGAAGATTGGAATGGGTGGAGTACTTTATTTGGATTACGGTTGGCAAATGGTAATAGACCAGCTCCATAATAAAGCGGTCATCTCTGGTATTCAAGTTCAATCAAACTCTGTAGTAAAGCAAATTATCAAACTTGAAGAGGAACATTTTAAATTGGTTCTATCTAATGATGAGGAAATTTCCAGTAAGTATGTGCTGAATACCACAGGTCCTCTAGAGCTTAACAAAATGTTAGGTGAACAAGTTAGTATGGTTCAGCGTGATTTCCTTACCCATATGCCACCTATAAAAGGAGCTACACTTGATGTTGCATTAACGAAGCTTCCTAATCCAAAAAAATTGTTTGCAATGGGTATAACTGACCCTTTGTATTACTCTGTTCATTCAAATTACGCCAGACTCTCTGAAGATAGAAAAAATACAGTTTTACATGTTTATAAATACCATCACCCGAATGATCAAATAGATGGTAAAGAAATAAAAAAGGAGTTGGAACAATTTTTAGAAAAGATGCAGCCCGAATGGAAAAAATACGAGATTACTAGTCGTTTTATGCCTAATATTACAGTTAACCAGCGTCTACCTCAATTAGGAGATGAGCAAAAATTGGCCTGTTCTAATATTGAAATCCCTGGATTATTATTAGCTGGAGACTGGGTTTCTCCTTATTCCATTTTGTCAGAAGGAGCAGTAAGCAGTGGAAAACAAGCAGCGAAGGAATTAATACAACTACTCGAGCAGAGGTGA
- a CDS encoding phospholipase — protein MYQRRNRNRRFCLFPGYNWCGPGCSGPGAPINAVDAACMAHDKCYSRGINPCECDHEFLRNLHPLINPYTQEGRHARILYNYMKLQTVFTCFKI, from the coding sequence TTGTATCAGAGAAGGAATAGGAATCGTCGATTTTGTTTGTTTCCAGGATACAACTGGTGTGGACCTGGTTGTAGTGGGCCTGGTGCACCTATAAATGCTGTGGATGCAGCATGCATGGCACATGATAAATGTTATAGTAGAGGCATTAATCCTTGTGAATGCGATCATGAATTTCTCCGTAATCTCCATCCTCTTATTAACCCTTATACGCAAGAAGGAAGACATGCTCGAATACTCTATAATTATATGAAATTACAAACAGTATTCACTTGTTTTAAAATTTAA
- a CDS encoding glutathione S-transferase family protein: MEKTKKEEPVEVDKTGKFIRQKNQFATPFGNQSGELPVEEGRYRLLWAAVCPWAHRSVIVRSVLGLEDVISLGTASPMRPNIGRVDWEFSLDENGVDPVLGIQYISEMYKKTDPEYTGRPTVPVIIDVKEQKVVNNDYFRLTNHLETAWTPFHKENAPDLYPQNLREEIDALNDVIFHDVNNGVYKCGFARSQEAYEEAYDVLFNRLDELEQRLSTQRFLFGDYITDSDVRLYATLARFDVAYYSAFKANRNRIVDFLNLWGYLRDLFQTPGFGDTTNFEAIKIHYHLSNHIASDDQKSLNILPKGPDVSNFNSAHNRESLSGKEEKFLVHTSN, translated from the coding sequence TTGGAAAAGACAAAGAAAGAAGAACCAGTAGAGGTTGATAAAACTGGGAAATTTATTCGTCAAAAAAATCAATTTGCAACGCCATTTGGAAATCAATCAGGAGAATTACCTGTAGAAGAAGGACGTTATCGTCTTTTATGGGCTGCTGTATGTCCATGGGCGCATCGCTCTGTGATCGTACGAAGCGTGCTAGGTTTAGAGGATGTCATCAGTCTGGGTACTGCTAGTCCAATGCGTCCGAATATCGGCCGTGTAGACTGGGAATTTTCTTTAGATGAAAATGGTGTAGATCCTGTTTTAGGTATTCAATATATAAGCGAAATGTATAAAAAAACGGACCCAGAATACACAGGAAGACCAACTGTACCAGTTATCATAGATGTAAAAGAACAAAAAGTAGTGAATAACGATTACTTTAGATTAACAAATCATTTAGAAACTGCATGGACACCTTTTCATAAAGAAAATGCGCCTGATCTATATCCACAAAATTTACGCGAGGAAATTGATGCATTAAATGATGTCATTTTTCATGATGTTAATAATGGTGTCTATAAATGTGGATTCGCTCGTTCTCAAGAAGCATATGAAGAAGCATATGACGTATTATTTAATCGTTTAGATGAATTAGAGCAACGTTTATCGACGCAACGCTTCTTGTTTGGGGATTATATTACGGATTCAGACGTTCGACTATATGCAACACTAGCACGGTTTGACGTAGCGTATTATTCAGCTTTTAAGGCAAATAGAAATCGTATTGTTGATTTTCTAAATCTATGGGGTTATTTACGAGATTTGTTCCAAACGCCTGGTTTTGGAGATACAACTAATTTTGAAGCAATTAAAATCCATTACCATTTATCAAACCATATTGCGAGTGATGATCAAAAAAGTCTAAACATATTACCAAAAGGACCGGATGTTTCAAACTTCAATTCTGCACATAATCGAGAATCTTTAAGTGGAAAAGAAGAAAAATTTCTTGTTCATACAAGTAATTAA
- a CDS encoding M20 metallopeptidase family protein — MEKKNLELAIQLRHELHKHPELSNHEVWTKQHLIDFLKTHTQLEIVDKEQWFYAVYRAGEDKKNIAYRADFDALPMPEVIDIPHASQFPGISHKCGHDGHSASLAGFALEIDQKGADKNIFFLFQHAEETGDGAAQCASFIEEHNIEEIFAYHNMSGMAFNSVNVIDGTAHCASKGMTIHMEGAPAHASQPENGANPAFAIAKVIDAIPEFISPENNEGIVLCTVVQVDIGERAFGMSASKGDLLLTIRALHEEELDKLQKNLEDLSNAQAAEYGLKVSFTFADSFPETVNDKESSDKIRKVAKNKGFEVVEMTKAFRGSEDYGHYLKLTKGAMCYIGNGEDYPHLHTYEYDFRDDMIETAVELFKGLAEL; from the coding sequence TTGGAAAAGAAAAATCTAGAATTAGCAATCCAATTACGACACGAGCTACATAAGCATCCTGAACTTTCAAATCATGAGGTTTGGACAAAACAACATTTAATAGATTTTTTAAAAACGCATACACAATTAGAAATAGTAGACAAAGAACAGTGGTTCTATGCGGTATATCGCGCAGGGGAAGACAAAAAGAATATTGCATACCGTGCAGATTTTGATGCTCTTCCTATGCCGGAAGTAATTGACATTCCACATGCTTCTCAGTTTCCAGGCATTTCTCATAAATGCGGGCATGATGGCCACTCTGCTAGTCTTGCCGGATTTGCATTAGAAATTGACCAAAAGGGTGCAGACAAAAATATTTTCTTCCTTTTCCAACATGCGGAGGAAACCGGGGACGGTGCTGCTCAATGCGCTTCTTTTATCGAGGAACATAATATCGAAGAAATTTTTGCTTATCATAATATGAGTGGCATGGCTTTTAACTCGGTAAATGTAATTGATGGGACTGCGCACTGTGCTTCCAAAGGGATGACGATCCATATGGAAGGTGCACCAGCACATGCTAGCCAACCGGAGAATGGAGCAAACCCAGCTTTTGCTATTGCTAAAGTTATTGATGCGATTCCTGAGTTCATCTCACCAGAGAATAATGAAGGGATTGTACTTTGCACAGTTGTACAAGTGGATATAGGCGAAAGAGCTTTCGGTATGTCTGCTAGTAAGGGTGATTTGCTGTTAACTATTCGTGCTCTTCATGAAGAAGAACTAGATAAGCTTCAGAAAAACCTAGAGGATCTTTCTAATGCTCAAGCAGCAGAATACGGCTTGAAAGTTAGTTTTACCTTTGCGGATTCTTTCCCTGAAACTGTAAACGACAAAGAAAGCTCTGATAAAATTCGTAAAGTTGCAAAGAATAAGGGTTTTGAGGTAGTGGAAATGACAAAAGCATTCCGTGGCTCTGAGGATTACGGCCATTACTTAAAGCTAACAAAAGGTGCTATGTGCTATATAGGGAACGGTGAAGATTATCCACATCTACATACGTATGAATATGATTTCCGTGATGATATGATTGAAACGGCTGTAGAGCTTTTCAAAGGACTAGCAGAATTATAA
- a CDS encoding RNA polymerase sigma-70 factor produces MQISNEDYQLFRPLLFSIGYRMLGSIGDAEDIVQETFLKAYQMDEQQINNIKAYLCKMMTNRCLDYLKSARYKRENYVGPWNPEPLLVEKSNDLDPSDVALQTEGLSIAYLRMMEHLTPDERAVLLLREVFDFTYLEIASMIEKNEDNCRKIYSRSKQKIARIESESLNYENNKSIINRFIQAFEMKNTNVLLELVSENVTLYSDGGGKVNAATRPITSLSNVLALLYGIAKKAPKDFYFEIRNVNGQPAMVNYMNGSLQSIISFYISDEKINEVYIMMNPDKLPKL; encoded by the coding sequence GTGCAAATTAGTAATGAAGATTATCAACTATTTAGACCACTGTTATTTTCAATAGGCTATCGCATGCTAGGTTCAATAGGTGATGCAGAGGATATTGTGCAAGAAACTTTTTTAAAAGCATATCAAATGGATGAACAACAGATTAATAATATTAAAGCATATCTCTGTAAAATGATGACAAACCGTTGTCTTGATTACTTAAAGTCAGCACGTTATAAACGAGAGAATTACGTAGGACCTTGGAATCCCGAGCCACTATTGGTAGAGAAATCTAATGATTTAGATCCGTCTGATGTTGCACTTCAAACAGAAGGATTAAGCATTGCTTATTTAAGGATGATGGAGCATTTAACTCCGGACGAACGGGCAGTACTTCTATTAAGAGAGGTATTTGATTTCACATACTTGGAGATTGCTAGCATGATTGAAAAAAATGAAGATAACTGTAGGAAAATTTATAGCAGATCTAAGCAAAAAATTGCACGAATAGAAAGTGAAAGTTTGAACTATGAAAACAATAAGTCGATTATCAATCGGTTTATCCAAGCTTTTGAAATGAAAAATACAAATGTCTTATTAGAATTAGTATCCGAGAATGTAACACTATATTCTGATGGTGGAGGAAAAGTTAATGCTGCTACTCGTCCAATAACATCACTATCAAACGTTTTAGCCTTGTTATACGGTATAGCGAAAAAAGCTCCTAAGGATTTTTATTTTGAGATCAGAAATGTCAACGGTCAGCCAGCAATGGTGAATTACATGAATGGCTCGCTTCAAAGTATCATTAGTTTTTATATTAGTGATGAAAAAATAAACGAAGTTTACATTATGATGAATCCTGATAAGTTACCTAAACTTTAG
- a CDS encoding M20 metallopeptidase family protein — protein MEKKNLELAIQLRHELHQHPELSNQEVWTKQHLIDFLKTHTKLEIVDNAQWFYAIYRAGEDKKNIAFRADFDALPMPEVIDIPHASQFFGVSHKCGHDGHSASLAAFALEIDQKGADKNIFFLFQHAEETGDGAIQCATFIKENNIDEIFAYHNMSGVAYNSVNVIDGTAQCASKGMTIHIVGSPAHASQPEDGVNPSFAIAKIIDAIPDFISPENNEGIVLCTVVQVNIGERAFGMSASKGELLLTIRALYEEELDKLQKNLEDLAMDQAEKFGIQVSFSYNDEFPETVNDKGSSDKIRKVCEDKGFQLVEMKEAFRASEDFGHYLKLTKGAICYIGNGEDYPHVHTSKYDFRDDIIETAVELFKGITEQ, from the coding sequence TTGGAAAAGAAAAATCTTGAATTGGCAATTCAATTACGACATGAGTTGCATCAGCATCCTGAACTCTCGAATCAAGAGGTCTGGACGAAACAACATTTAATCGATTTCTTGAAAACGCATACAAAATTAGAAATAGTCGACAACGCCCAATGGTTCTATGCTATTTATCGTGCCGGTGAAGACAAAAAGAATATAGCTTTCCGTGCTGACTTTGATGCACTACCTATGCCTGAAGTAATTGATATTCCACATGCTTCCCAATTTTTTGGAGTTTCTCACAAGTGCGGTCATGACGGTCACTCAGCAAGCCTCGCTGCATTTGCTCTGGAAATCGACCAAAAGGGTGCAGACAAAAACATCTTTTTCCTTTTCCAACACGCGGAGGAAACAGGAGATGGCGCTATTCAGTGTGCTACTTTTATTAAAGAAAATAATATAGATGAAATCTTCGCCTATCATAATATGAGTGGTGTGGCTTACAATTCGGTAAACGTAATTGACGGAACGGCTCAGTGCGCATCAAAGGGAATGACGATTCACATAGTTGGTTCTCCTGCACATGCAAGTCAACCGGAGGATGGAGTAAATCCTTCCTTTGCCATTGCTAAAATAATTGATGCAATCCCTGATTTTATCTCCCCAGAGAATAACGAGGGAATCGTACTTTGTACAGTTGTTCAAGTAAATATCGGTGAAAGAGCATTCGGTATGTCTGCGAGTAAGGGAGAGTTACTTTTAACGATCCGAGCATTATACGAAGAGGAATTAGATAAACTTCAGAAAAATTTAGAAGATCTTGCTATGGATCAAGCAGAAAAATTCGGTATTCAGGTAAGCTTCTCTTATAATGATGAATTTCCTGAAACTGTAAATGACAAAGGGAGTTCAGATAAAATTCGTAAAGTATGTGAAGATAAAGGGTTTCAATTAGTTGAAATGAAAGAAGCATTTCGTGCCTCAGAAGATTTTGGCCATTATTTAAAGTTAACTAAGGGTGCAATATGCTACATCGGAAATGGAGAAGACTACCCTCATGTCCATACATCTAAGTACGATTTCCGAGATGACATCATTGAAACAGCAGTAGAGCTTTTCAAAGGTATTACGGAACAATAG
- a CDS encoding SRPBCC domain-containing protein, whose translation MNILTKFRILKPASEVFEAFVDPLRIGNFWWSSSSERWEQGKRITLRYDEYNAEVNIKVTEIDINKKIVFKWGELEENTVTISMKEVDELSTIIEVNEEGFNENEDEIINTLVDNKKGWVYVLTCLKAYLEYGITNLRAGIVK comes from the coding sequence ATGAACATACTTACAAAATTTAGAATATTAAAACCTGCAAGTGAGGTATTTGAAGCTTTTGTGGATCCTTTGAGAATCGGGAACTTTTGGTGGTCATCGAGCTCAGAAAGATGGGAGCAAGGAAAGAGGATCACATTAAGATACGATGAATATAACGCAGAAGTAAATATTAAAGTAACCGAAATCGACATCAATAAGAAGATTGTATTCAAATGGGGAGAGCTTGAGGAAAACACTGTAACTATTTCCATGAAAGAAGTAGATGAATTGAGTACGATTATAGAGGTTAATGAAGAAGGATTTAATGAAAATGAAGATGAGATTATTAATACATTGGTGGATAATAAAAAAGGTTGGGTTTATGTGCTGACCTGTTTAAAAGCTTATTTGGAATATGGTATTACAAATTTGAGAGCAGGCATTGTAAAATAA
- a CDS encoding GNAT family N-acetyltransferase yields MRIEELKNNRVNDFIKYCKKHRAELDDSFLYEEDLQSFEPTVENPTYIVLNEQDGIVGTVSLIMDEYHRSGNKARFRIFHTEIESFEVYTLLMNAIMLHTKELEKVFLFVPFENRKLSEVMEGLKFNIERYTFVLVREDREVPKFHLPNGYEIKKLQPGNEETWCAVRNSSFAKLKGSETPITPGMVKKMMSDDDHIEGGAMILYHGDKAVGVIRGTVDEYENAPIMNIGPIAIIPEYQGQGLGRVLLRASLHFAKEKNYKRTILCVNADNNHAKALYVQEGFEQVEAVTCYKYDIHSTDVEI; encoded by the coding sequence ATGAGAATTGAAGAATTAAAAAATAATCGAGTTAATGACTTTATAAAGTATTGCAAGAAACACCGAGCGGAGTTGGATGATTCATTTTTATATGAAGAAGATTTACAAAGCTTCGAGCCGACAGTAGAAAACCCAACTTATATTGTTCTGAATGAACAAGATGGTATTGTAGGTACTGTTTCATTAATAATGGATGAATATCATAGAAGTGGGAATAAGGCACGGTTTCGAATATTTCACACTGAAATCGAAAGCTTCGAGGTTTATACTTTGCTTATGAATGCAATCATGTTGCATACGAAAGAGCTAGAGAAGGTTTTCTTGTTTGTACCATTTGAAAATAGGAAGCTATCGGAAGTTATGGAAGGATTAAAGTTCAATATCGAAAGATACACTTTTGTTCTTGTGAGAGAGGATAGGGAAGTACCGAAATTCCATTTACCAAATGGATATGAGATAAAAAAGCTTCAACCTGGAAATGAGGAGACTTGGTGTGCAGTAAGAAACTCGAGCTTTGCGAAACTTAAAGGAAGTGAGACTCCTATCACACCTGGGATGGTAAAGAAAATGATGTCAGATGATGACCATATTGAGGGAGGAGCCATGATTTTATATCATGGGGACAAGGCAGTGGGGGTTATTCGAGGAACAGTTGATGAATACGAAAATGCACCAATTATGAATATAGGACCAATTGCTATTATACCCGAATATCAAGGGCAAGGATTAGGTAGAGTTCTGCTAAGGGCTTCCTTACACTTTGCGAAAGAAAAAAATTATAAAAGAACAATCCTTTGTGTAAACGCAGATAATAACCATGCAAAAGCCTTATATGTGCAAGAAGGATTTGAGCAAGTAGAGGCAGTAACTTGTTATAAATACGATATTCATTCTACGGATGTTGAAATTTAA
- a CDS encoding GNAT family N-acetyltransferase, translating to MIIRNAIEDELSFIREQRLDAYTEHAPKIPEEHWKVLKQSILSDGDIQPGVERMVAEIDGVIVGSVALFSPEIKAYEGLLEDELDYPELRMLAISPQARGKGVATALINECIQRSKAKGFSAMGLHTADFMENAIKLYGHLGFERLPQFDFEPTNDGIVVKAFRITF from the coding sequence GTGATTATACGTAATGCAATAGAGGATGAATTATCTTTTATCCGAGAACAACGATTAGACGCATATACCGAGCATGCTCCTAAAATTCCGGAAGAACATTGGAAAGTTTTAAAACAATCCATCCTATCAGATGGAGACATTCAGCCCGGCGTAGAACGAATGGTAGCAGAGATTGATGGAGTAATAGTAGGAAGCGTTGCTTTATTTTCTCCTGAAATAAAAGCTTATGAAGGTTTACTGGAAGACGAACTTGATTATCCAGAACTAAGAATGCTAGCCATCTCACCACAAGCTCGAGGAAAAGGTGTGGCAACAGCATTGATTAACGAATGTATTCAACGGTCTAAAGCTAAAGGGTTCTCTGCTATGGGACTACATACCGCTGATTTTATGGAGAATGCTATAAAATTATATGGTCATCTTGGGTTTGAGCGTTTGCCACAATTTGATTTTGAACCAACTAATGATGGAATTGTCGTAAAAGCGTTCCGTATTACTTTTTAA